Below is a window of Granulicella pectinivorans DNA.
GAAGTCCGCATGGGTCGACTGCGGCGCGGCGTCGGGGGAAGACAGCACCTTCAGCGCACCCTGCGGATTATTGGCCGACAGATACAGGTTCGCCAGCAGCACCGGAGCGTTCGGAATAAAGATGCTTCCGGGGTGGCGCTCGGCAAAGCGGTCCAACAGCCCGTAGGCCTCCGTGCTGTGGTTGGCCGCGAGCGCCGCCTGGGCCCCGAGATAGTCCGCATAGTCGCTGAGCGCGTCGCCCGCCGAGCCGGCCATCCGGTAGGTGGCGGCGGCGTCCGCAAACCGCTTGTCCAGCATGTAGGCGTGCCCCAGAGCGAGGTAGGCCGTGGCGGCGCCGTCGCCCGGATGCGCCTTCGCGTAGCTCGAAACACCGTCATACGCCATTGCGGAGCGCGTGGCCGCAAGCTGCTGTGCCATGGGCCGCAACTGCGACGAGGCCAGGAACGCACTGTTCAACCGCGCCGTTTGGGCGCTGATCGCCGCGGCAGCGGCGGCATGGGCCGCCGTCTTGCCCCGTGCGGCGGAAACGGTCGTTTTCGCATGCCCCTTTGTACCCCGGGCAGAGCCCTTTGCCGCAGGCTTCGCGGTCTTGCTGGCCGTCTTAGCGTGCTTCTGCACCGTTTTTTTGTGTGCCGAGGACGTCTGCATCGCCTCGCTCGCGCTCCATGGTGCCAGCGCCAGCGCGGTAACCAGAAACACATTCATCCTTAGCCCAAACCATCTACCCAACGTCGTCACGCCCTTCGGGGAGAACCCCATGCTCTTCAATCTAGCTGGATTCGGCCTCCGCCGCACCCCCGAATGCCCGCCGCGAACCTGTTCCGGCATAGGCTTCGGTGCATTCTTCTGGTTGGATGCCGCTTTGCTCCTAACGCAATCCCATTTATGATCGAGATTGCATGTCAACGGCATCGACCCTCATCCCGGCAGTTCCGCTCGTCCCCGAGGAGATCCATCCCGACGTGGCGCTCGTCGCACGCGCCAAAGAAGGCGACACCGCCGCCTTTGAGCAGCTTGTCCGTCAGTACGACCGGCAGGTCTTCCGCGTAGCCCAGCACATCACCCAGAACCGCGAAGACGCCGAAGACATTACGCAGGATGCCTTCCTGAAGGCCTACGAGAAGCTCGACCAGTTTCAGGGAAACTCCAAATTCTCCACCTGGCTCGTCCGCATCGCCGTCAACGAGAGCCTGATGCGCCTGCGCAAGCGCAAGACCTCCAAGACCGTCTCGATGGACGAAAACGTCCAGACCGACGAGGGATCGATCCCCCGCGACTTCGCCGACTGGAGCCCCAATCCGGAGCAGCAATTCGGCACCTCAGAGCTCGGAGAGATCCTGCGCAAGACAATTCAGGGTCTTCCCCCAGGTTTCCGAACCGTTTTCACACTGAGGGACATCGAAAACCTGTCGACGGAAGAGACCGCCGAGGCGCTTGGTTTAAGCGTACCCGCCGTCAAGTCGAGACTTTTACGAGCGCGCCTGCAGTTGCGGGAGCGTCTCAGCCGGTATTTCCGGCAGAATAAGAACGAGGGGCCCAAGCCGTGACCTGCACTGACTTCCTCAGCAAGCTAACGGATTACTTCGACGGCCAGATCGGCGCCGAGCTCATGGTCGAGGTAAAGCACCACATTGCCGAGTGCCACCACTGCCACGT
It encodes the following:
- a CDS encoding sigma-70 family RNA polymerase sigma factor, translating into MSTASTLIPAVPLVPEEIHPDVALVARAKEGDTAAFEQLVRQYDRQVFRVAQHITQNREDAEDITQDAFLKAYEKLDQFQGNSKFSTWLVRIAVNESLMRLRKRKTSKTVSMDENVQTDEGSIPRDFADWSPNPEQQFGTSELGEILRKTIQGLPPGFRTVFTLRDIENLSTEETAEALGLSVPAVKSRLLRARLQLRERLSRYFRQNKNEGPKP